The genomic DNA TGCCGGCGAAAGCCGGCGGATTCCCTGGGCCACCGAAGCGACGCCGAGCAGTCCGATGACCAGCATCATGTCGAAGGCCTCGCCGCCCGGCGGCCTGCCCAGCAGCAGTGGTTGGACGATGACGTTCATCACCCATGCAGCAAGCAGGACCATGCCGACAAGCAGCCAGATCCCATCACGGTTGGTGTCGCGCCGGATCAGTTCAGACCGCAGAATGTCCAACTCGGTCTCGGCCCGCTTCAGCTCATACTCATGCCTGAGCCGCTCGCTGTCCAGGGCCTTCTGCAGATCACGCTGTTCACTGAGTGCCGTGTCGTGCTTGCGCAGCAGTCGCACGGCCAACAGCCGCGCACAGCCAAGCATGACGATGCCGGCAGCAACGATACGCCAGTTGGTTCGGTTCATGCCGCTCTCCTTGTCGTAGGGTACAGGGCGCAGAGCAGCGCTATAATATAATAATTTTGCAAGATAGTCCATCGTTTTGCCCTTGCCAAACCCCGCCATACCGCTTACACTAATCCCGTACCTTACAAACCAAACCCGTATCACGAGTGCAGCGAGAGACCTAGCTCTATGACCTGCCAGCAACCAGCCCTTCCGTCGGTACAACGGATGGCCAGGTGCTTCATCTAGCCCGCGTCGGCGCCAGTAACACGCTTACTGTCAAGGACGGCAGGGGAGATATGACACATCCACCGATTGTTCAGCTCCTTCCTGCCTGCCGGCGCGCACACGGCAGATACGAAAGGAGTTATTTTTATGCCCCGAACCAACAACAATACGACGCTGTTTGCCAGCGAATCCGTCGCCGCCGGCCATCCCGACAAGATCGCCGACCAGATAAGCGACGCCATCCTCGACGCCCTGCTGGCCCAGGATCCGCACAGCCGCACGGCCATCGAGGTTCTGGTCGGTGCCGGGCAGGTGACGCTGGCCGGCGAAATCACCAGCACCGCCGCCGTCAAATTCGCAGACATCGCCCGCTCCCAGATCCGGCGCCTTGGCTACACCAACCCGCAATGGGGTTTTCACGATGGCGCGGAAGTGCGTGATTACATCCACCAGCAATCGCCGGAAATCTCTATCGGCGTCGAAGAATACGGCGCCGGCGACCAAGGTATGATGTTCGGCTACGCCTGCAGCGAGACGGAGCAACTGCTGCCGCTGCCGATCGTCCTGGCCCATGCGCTGACGCGCCGGCTCGACCAGGTCAGGGAAGAAGGGGTCATCGGCTATCTGCGCCCTGACGGCAAGGCGCAGGTCGTCGTCGAATACCAGGATGGCCGCCCCAGCGGCATCCGCCACGTCACCATCGCCACCGCCCACGATGAAAGCGTGTCGCACGATGAAGTGAAGCAGGATGTACACGAGCATATCGTCTCACCCGTCCTCAAGGAGTACGGCTACGCCATCAGTCCGAAGCAGCTTATTGTCAACGGCACCGGCATCTGGTACATTCCCGGTCCCTATACCGATGCCGGCCTGACCGGCCGCAAGATCGTCGTCGATGGGTACGGCGGCTTCGCCCGTGTCGGCGGCGGCGCGTTCAGCGGCAAGGACCCCAGCAAGGTTGACCGCTCTGGCGCCTACGCAGCGCGCTATCTTGCCAAGAACATCGTGGCAGCCGGCCTGGCCGAGCGGGCCGAGGTGGCGGTGGCCTATTACATCGGTGCCAAAGAGCCGGTGATGACCACCATCGAGATGTTCGGCACCGGCACCAAGCCTCAGGCCGACATAGAGGCGTACGCCCGCGAACTGCTCGTGCCATCCGTCAAGAATATTATTGAAACCCTTGGTCTGAAGCAGCCCATCTACCTGCCGACCGCCGCTTATGGCCACTTCGGCCGTAAAGACGTGCCCTGGGAACGTGTCGTGGGTGCAGCGTAAGCTTTTGAATTGCATTTTATAGTTAAATGTAGTATAATATAAAGAACCCGTCCACTTTCCGGACGGGCCCGTTCCCACGACCGATTGAGGAGTCATGACCGCTTTGACCATGAGCCCCGGACTGCGCACGGCCCTGGAAAACCTGCTGCACGATGAAAGCTGGAAGGCAGCCTTCCATGGCTGCCTGATGGTCAACCCGGACATCAGCCGACTGCATCTCTCCAGGGCTGACCACTTTCTGATCCGCTGCCTGAGCCCGCTCGAGCGGCCGGGCCTGAACTGGATGGTCAAGCTGCTGCTCAAGCAGACCCGGCGCCGCCGGGACGAGCAGCTGGCACGGCTGGCCGTGCACTGCGAGACCCTCGTCCGCGTCCTGGCCCACCTGACGCGACCCAGGGACACCGTAGCCGACATCCGCCAGCTGAATTGCCTGGCGCGTCTATCCGACCACACCCTGTGGGTGATGCTCGCGACGCTGTCCCTCGTGCCATCAAGTGAACGCTTCGAGGCGGCATGCATGCAGCGCGTGACGGTCGACGAGCTCGCCGACTACTGGCAGGGCGCCATCGCCGACCTCGTCCTCAGGAACAGGTTGCGGCGCCCGGAATACCAGGGCATTATCGACCTGCACCAGCTCCTGAGCGCCGTGCAGGGCCACACGTACAACCCTGACCCGGCCATCGTCGATGCCTGGGCCGAGCTGGCCGTGGCACACAACGTCGACCCGGTGTCCGTCCGGGAGATGCTGCGGCTGACCCTGCCGTACGGCACCTTCGAGGTGCTGGACGAGGCGCATCGCCGGCACACCGCCAACCAGAACGGAGCAGCATGACCAGTCACACGACCGACCAGAGGCGGGCTGTCATCAGCTGCCTCCTGACCGAACCCGGCTGGCGCGCAACGATGCGGGCCCACCTCATGACCAATCCGGCCGTCATCCGCGACTATCTGC from Candidatus Saccharibacteria bacterium includes the following:
- a CDS encoding methionine adenosyltransferase, producing the protein MPRTNNNTTLFASESVAAGHPDKIADQISDAILDALLAQDPHSRTAIEVLVGAGQVTLAGEITSTAAVKFADIARSQIRRLGYTNPQWGFHDGAEVRDYIHQQSPEISIGVEEYGAGDQGMMFGYACSETEQLLPLPIVLAHALTRRLDQVREEGVIGYLRPDGKAQVVVEYQDGRPSGIRHVTIATAHDESVSHDEVKQDVHEHIVSPVLKEYGYAISPKQLIVNGTGIWYIPGPYTDAGLTGRKIVVDGYGGFARVGGGAFSGKDPSKVDRSGAYAARYLAKNIVAAGLAERAEVAVAYYIGAKEPVMTTIEMFGTGTKPQADIEAYARELLVPSVKNIIETLGLKQPIYLPTAAYGHFGRKDVPWERVVGAA